The Corynebacterium poyangense genome includes a window with the following:
- a CDS encoding DUF3180 domain-containing protein has translation MNPTSYGALAGVAVFCAAAAAILTWRFYGLLPPVPMSVGITLGLIAVICVVLAVKIRARLKDGRIGQDRSQLNPITASQFLVIGKASEWTGAILGGAYLGMGLYVLPNSATLLAAADDRPAVLAAIIGSLALCAAGIYLERSCHLPPPTDSETVG, from the coding sequence ATGAACCCAACCTCCTATGGTGCCTTAGCTGGCGTTGCTGTCTTCTGCGCTGCTGCGGCTGCGATTCTGACCTGGAGATTTTATGGATTGTTACCGCCAGTGCCGATGAGTGTGGGAATAACATTAGGCCTCATAGCAGTGATTTGTGTCGTGCTCGCCGTGAAAATCCGAGCCCGCTTAAAAGATGGCCGAATTGGTCAAGATCGGAGCCAACTCAATCCGATCACCGCCTCGCAGTTCTTGGTGATTGGGAAAGCTTCGGAATGGACCGGAGCGATCCTGGGCGGTGCGTATCTGGGGATGGGGCTGTACGTCCTGCCAAACTCCGCGACGCTCCTTGCCGCCGCAGATGACCGCCCCGCGGTGCTGGCCGCAATTATTGGTTCTCTTGCTCTGTGTGCTGCCGGAATCTATTTAGAGCGCTCCTGTCACCTCCCGCCTCCCACAGATAGTGAGACAGTCGGGTAA
- the folK gene encoding 2-amino-4-hydroxy-6-hydroxymethyldihydropteridine diphosphokinase, which produces MRAVLSIGSNLDDRRQLLRSVVDDFQRSGELVAASPIYATPPWGVAEQSEFLNAVLIVEVDLTPRELLRRCQRLENEAGRRRTHKWGPRTLDVDIIQVHIAAGEEIVSTDPELILPHPWAQDRAFVLVPWLAVDPQARLGGKAVSDVVKQLPEEDVRGVVLAKEES; this is translated from the coding sequence ATCCGCGCTGTGCTTTCTATTGGGTCAAATTTAGATGATCGACGCCAATTACTGAGGAGCGTAGTAGATGATTTTCAGCGCTCCGGGGAATTGGTGGCAGCCTCTCCCATTTATGCCACTCCGCCTTGGGGGGTTGCGGAGCAATCCGAATTCCTAAACGCTGTTCTAATCGTGGAGGTTGATCTCACCCCCAGGGAATTGTTACGGAGATGCCAGCGGTTAGAGAATGAGGCGGGTCGGCGTCGGACTCACAAGTGGGGGCCGCGAACCTTGGATGTCGATATTATTCAGGTGCATATTGCCGCCGGGGAGGAAATTGTGAGCACAGACCCTGAGTTGATTTTGCCGCATCCTTGGGCGCAGGATCGTGCTTTTGTGTTAGTACCCTGGTTGGCAGTAGACCCCCAGGCGCGCCTAGGTGGAAAAGCGGTCAGTGACGTGGTGAAACAGCTCCCAGAAGAAGACGTGCGTGGTGTGGTGCTAGCGAAGGAGGAATCATGA
- the folB gene encoding dihydroneopterin aldolase, which produces MADRIELKGLRCYGYHGVFLEEKRCGQEFIVDATCWADLSQAAASDDLQDTINYAELAELIYDIVSGPPCDLIETVAATIAEHAMQRFPHLHAIEIAVHKPHAPIPREFQDVAVVARRSRKGMRT; this is translated from the coding sequence ATGGCTGATCGGATTGAACTTAAAGGCTTAAGATGCTACGGCTACCACGGGGTTTTCCTAGAAGAGAAACGCTGTGGCCAGGAATTCATTGTGGATGCTACGTGCTGGGCGGATTTATCTCAGGCTGCGGCGAGTGATGATCTTCAGGATACGATCAACTACGCGGAGCTAGCGGAGCTCATCTATGACATTGTTAGTGGTCCCCCGTGTGATCTTATTGAAACCGTAGCGGCAACTATTGCAGAGCACGCCATGCAGCGTTTCCCTCACCTTCATGCCATTGAAATCGCGGTGCATAAACCCCACGCTCCGATTCCCCGGGAATTCCAGGATGTTGCCGTGGTAGCCCGCCGATCCCGGAAAGGGATGAGGACATGA
- the folP gene encoding dihydropteroate synthase, giving the protein MTPASCLDDLSIPGRTLVMGILNVTEDSFSDGGQYLDIDAALAHARTLVAEGADMIDVGGESTRPGATRVPGDVEKARVTPVIQALHEEGIRTSVDTMRASVAEAAVIAGVDMINDVSGGLADPDMLRVMAQSQRPVCLMHWKTVRFGDAAGRATPENDDVVQDVMTTLQQLVDKALTAGVRENAIVLDPGLGFAKSATDNWALLGALPEFIAGPYPMLVGASRKRFLSAVRQARGLAHSPVDADPATAAVTTLSAHIGAWGVRVHDVAVSRDAVDVAAAWTQGRNYG; this is encoded by the coding sequence ATGACTCCGGCGAGCTGCCTTGATGATCTCAGTATCCCAGGACGAACCCTGGTCATGGGTATTTTGAATGTCACCGAGGACTCCTTTTCCGATGGTGGACAATACCTCGATATCGATGCTGCCTTAGCTCATGCCCGAACCTTGGTGGCTGAAGGGGCAGACATGATTGATGTGGGAGGTGAATCTACTAGACCGGGGGCAACTCGAGTTCCCGGCGACGTAGAAAAGGCTAGGGTGACTCCCGTTATTCAAGCTTTACATGAGGAAGGGATCCGCACCAGCGTGGACACCATGCGAGCGAGCGTTGCAGAAGCTGCAGTGATCGCCGGGGTGGACATGATTAATGACGTGTCTGGTGGACTTGCTGATCCGGATATGCTTCGGGTCATGGCGCAGTCCCAACGGCCAGTCTGTCTTATGCATTGGAAAACAGTGCGATTTGGGGATGCTGCTGGACGGGCCACGCCAGAAAATGATGACGTGGTTCAGGATGTGATGACCACCCTGCAGCAATTGGTGGATAAGGCCCTCACAGCGGGGGTAAGGGAAAACGCTATCGTCTTAGACCCGGGCTTAGGTTTTGCTAAGTCCGCAACCGACAATTGGGCGCTATTAGGGGCTCTTCCAGAGTTTATCGCTGGCCCGTATCCCATGCTCGTAGGTGCCTCACGCAAAAGATTCCTAAGTGCGGTGCGCCAAGCTCGAGGCTTAGCACATTCCCCAGTCGATGCTGATCCGGCGACCGCAGCAGTCACCACTTTGTCAGCACATATAGGCGCCTGGGGTGTCAGAGTCCACGACGTCGCAGTATCTCGCGACGCCGTCGATGTGGCTGCCGCCTGGACCCAGGGAAGGAACTATGGCTGA
- the folE gene encoding GTP cyclohydrolase I FolE has translation MSTEVDKPRIERAVREILFAIGEDPDREGLQETPARVARAYEEVFAGLHCDPTEVLGKTFDESHEELVLVRDIPIYSTCEHHLVPFFGHAHIGYIPGDDGAVTGLSKLARLVDLYAKRPQVQERLTRQVADALMEKLDARAVIVVIECEHLCMAMRGIRKPGAVTTTSAVRGGFLRSAASRAEVLALIRGK, from the coding sequence ATGAGCACTGAGGTTGATAAGCCCAGGATTGAGCGGGCGGTTCGGGAAATCCTCTTTGCTATTGGTGAGGATCCAGACCGGGAGGGTTTGCAAGAAACACCAGCGCGTGTTGCCCGCGCCTATGAAGAAGTCTTTGCCGGGCTGCACTGTGACCCGACGGAGGTGTTGGGGAAAACCTTTGATGAAAGCCACGAAGAACTGGTGTTGGTGCGCGATATTCCCATCTATTCCACCTGTGAACATCACCTTGTGCCCTTCTTTGGGCACGCCCATATTGGCTATATTCCCGGGGATGATGGTGCAGTGACCGGGCTTTCTAAATTAGCTCGACTAGTGGACCTCTATGCCAAAAGACCGCAGGTTCAGGAACGACTGACCCGTCAAGTTGCTGATGCTTTGATGGAGAAACTCGACGCCCGGGCGGTCATTGTGGTGATTGAGTGCGAACACTTGTGCATGGCTATGCGGGGAATCCGAAAACCGGGAGCAGTGACCACAACTTCAGCGGTGCGTGGAGGGTTCTTGAGATCAGCCGCATCGAGGGCTGAGGTTCTAGCGCTAATTCGAGGGAAATAA
- the ftsH gene encoding ATP-dependent zinc metalloprotease FtsH has product MKTKKILQIGLIAAVALVGLFAFSLLSDDARTFNKVDTSVAMQQLQDKNVAKVQIDDREQRLRLTLRHPISVDERDNVSQIITQYPARAAQSVLDSVAQSGADSYDTNVTRESFLMSTLGFVLPMVLVFGLLMFLFSRMQGGGMFGFAGNRAKELTKDMPTNTFEDVAGADEAVDELQEIKDFLEDPTRYHELGAKIPRGVLLYGPPGTGKTLLARAVAGEAGVPFYSISGSDFVEMFVGVGASRVRDLFKQARENSPCIIFVDEIDAVGRQRGSGMGGGHDEREQTLNQLLVEMDGFGDREGVILMAATNRPDILDPALLRPGRFDRQIPVSNPDLAGREKILEVHAKGKPLGPDADLKSLAKRTAGMSGADLANVLNEAALLTARVGGNVITADALEEATDRVIGGPRRSSKIISEKEKKVTAYHEGGHTLAAWAMKNIERVYKVTILARGRTGGHAMTAQEDDKGMYNRDELYARLVFAMGGRAAEELVFGEPTTGASADIEQATKIARAMVTEYGMSPTLGTVKYGEEQGDPFSMRGAGGTLDYSPAIAEKIDQQVHFLLDSAHYQAYQLLYRYRDHLDKLAEKLLEKETLRRPDLEALFKDIIPEEPGDVFPGENDRFPRMAGREPVQTPVEIAKERGEEPPKRFSLLEASQAARAQRLAEKKEADAQNRIPQPVRDFASQSQGKHRYPGSRDSSPHQDYYGTTPPPKDWTAPGWPPVSPAKEDTQEMQVIRDDAQKPQSQQPTPELRGFRFPENEQPDHPERDSSETAPEERPGTLEAPVDPEGTTPGESGRNEH; this is encoded by the coding sequence ATGAAAACCAAGAAGATCCTCCAAATCGGCCTCATTGCGGCGGTTGCGCTGGTGGGCCTTTTCGCGTTTAGCCTGCTCAGTGATGATGCCCGTACCTTTAACAAGGTTGACACATCCGTGGCGATGCAACAGCTACAGGATAAAAATGTGGCTAAAGTCCAGATCGATGATCGAGAACAACGGTTGCGGCTGACGTTACGCCATCCGATCTCGGTTGATGAGCGGGATAATGTTAGCCAGATCATCACTCAATATCCGGCGCGTGCGGCACAATCCGTGCTTGATTCCGTCGCGCAGTCCGGGGCTGATTCCTATGACACTAACGTCACCCGGGAAAGCTTCCTCATGTCCACCCTGGGATTTGTGCTGCCCATGGTGTTGGTTTTCGGGCTCTTGATGTTCCTCTTTTCGCGGATGCAAGGCGGTGGGATGTTTGGATTCGCTGGAAACCGGGCAAAAGAACTCACCAAGGACATGCCCACCAACACCTTTGAAGACGTGGCTGGTGCTGACGAAGCTGTTGATGAACTCCAGGAAATTAAAGACTTCTTGGAAGATCCCACCCGCTATCACGAACTGGGAGCGAAAATCCCCCGAGGAGTGCTGCTTTATGGGCCGCCCGGAACGGGTAAAACCTTGCTGGCTCGGGCAGTGGCTGGAGAAGCTGGGGTTCCGTTCTACTCCATCTCAGGTTCTGACTTCGTAGAGATGTTTGTGGGTGTGGGTGCCTCCCGGGTCCGTGATCTGTTCAAACAAGCGCGTGAAAATAGTCCCTGCATCATCTTTGTTGATGAAATTGATGCCGTGGGGCGGCAGCGTGGTTCCGGCATGGGTGGCGGACATGATGAGCGTGAACAAACCCTCAACCAGCTCCTGGTGGAGATGGACGGCTTCGGTGACCGCGAAGGCGTCATTTTGATGGCAGCGACTAACCGGCCCGATATTCTGGATCCTGCGTTGTTGCGTCCGGGTCGTTTTGATCGGCAAATTCCGGTATCTAACCCGGACTTGGCGGGGCGTGAAAAGATTCTTGAGGTTCATGCTAAAGGCAAACCATTAGGTCCAGATGCTGATCTCAAATCCTTAGCCAAACGCACCGCGGGGATGTCTGGAGCGGATCTTGCCAATGTGCTTAATGAAGCAGCACTGCTTACCGCCCGCGTGGGTGGCAATGTGATTACCGCCGACGCTCTTGAGGAAGCTACCGACCGGGTTATTGGTGGGCCGCGTCGTTCCTCCAAGATCATTTCTGAAAAGGAAAAGAAAGTAACTGCCTATCACGAAGGCGGGCACACCCTTGCTGCCTGGGCGATGAAGAACATTGAACGGGTCTACAAGGTTACTATCTTGGCGCGTGGACGCACCGGTGGTCACGCCATGACTGCCCAAGAAGATGATAAAGGAATGTATAACCGGGATGAGCTGTATGCTCGGCTGGTTTTTGCTATGGGCGGACGTGCCGCCGAAGAACTCGTCTTTGGTGAGCCCACTACCGGAGCTTCAGCAGACATTGAACAAGCCACCAAGATTGCTCGAGCCATGGTGACTGAGTACGGAATGTCTCCCACCTTGGGAACCGTGAAATACGGTGAAGAGCAGGGAGATCCTTTCTCTATGCGAGGGGCTGGTGGGACCTTGGATTATTCTCCAGCTATTGCGGAAAAAATTGATCAGCAGGTTCATTTCCTGTTGGATTCCGCGCATTATCAGGCTTATCAGTTGCTGTATCGCTACCGGGACCACTTGGATAAGTTGGCCGAGAAACTCTTAGAAAAAGAGACTTTGCGACGTCCTGACTTGGAAGCCTTGTTTAAAGACATCATCCCAGAGGAGCCGGGCGATGTCTTCCCCGGTGAAAATGATCGTTTCCCCCGGATGGCTGGGCGGGAACCGGTACAAACACCGGTGGAAATTGCGAAGGAACGCGGGGAAGAACCACCTAAGCGGTTCTCGCTTCTCGAAGCCTCTCAAGCTGCCAGAGCTCAGCGTCTTGCTGAGAAGAAAGAAGCTGATGCCCAGAATCGGATCCCTCAACCAGTTCGGGATTTTGCTAGCCAGAGTCAGGGCAAGCACCGTTATCCGGGGAGTCGTGATTCTTCCCCACACCAGGATTATTATGGGACAACTCCGCCGCCGAAGGATTGGACTGCGCCGGGGTGGCCTCCGGTAAGTCCGGCGAAGGAAGATACCCAGGAGATGCAGGTCATCCGGGATGATGCCCAGAAACCTCAGAGTCAACAACCGACACCGGAGCTTCGGGGTTTCCGGTTTCCGGAGAATGAGCAACCAGATCACCCGGAGCGAGACTCCTCAGAGACAGCGCCGGAGGAACGGCCGGGAACCTTAGAAGCGCCGGTGGATCCGGAAGGAACCACTCCCGGTGAAAGTGGGAGAAATGAGCACTGA
- the hpt gene encoding hypoxanthine phosphoribosyltransferase encodes MHDTKDYDVPPHRYGDDVEAVLISEVELQKRIKDMAHRVSEEYADAEDDVILVCVLKGAVLFLTDFARALDIPTQIEFMAVSSYGNSTTSSGVVRILKDLDRDISGRDVIIVEDIIDSGLTLSWLLKNLKNRNPRSLRVVTLLRKPEVQKAKIELFDCGFDIPNEFVIGYGLDYAERYRDLPFVGTLHPRVYSGN; translated from the coding sequence ATGCATGACACAAAGGATTATGACGTTCCCCCGCATCGCTATGGAGATGATGTTGAGGCGGTTCTCATTAGCGAAGTTGAACTGCAGAAACGGATCAAAGACATGGCGCATCGGGTGTCTGAGGAGTATGCCGATGCCGAAGATGACGTCATTTTGGTGTGCGTATTAAAAGGCGCAGTGCTATTCCTGACTGATTTTGCTCGGGCCTTAGATATTCCTACCCAAATTGAATTTATGGCGGTGTCAAGTTACGGCAACTCCACGACCTCGTCTGGGGTGGTGCGGATCTTGAAGGACTTGGATCGCGATATTAGTGGGCGCGACGTCATTATCGTGGAAGATATTATCGACTCCGGGTTGACGTTGTCCTGGTTGTTGAAAAATCTTAAGAATCGGAACCCACGGAGCCTTCGAGTCGTTACTCTATTGCGGAAACCAGAAGTTCAAAAAGCAAAAATTGAGCTTTTTGACTGCGGCTTCGACATTCCCAATGAGTTTGTGATCGGGTATGGGCTTGATTATGCCGAGCGCTACCGTGACCTACCCTTTGTGGGAACCCTGCACCCTCGTGTCTACTCCGGAAACTGA
- the tilS gene encoding tRNA lysidine(34) synthetase TilS yields MDTAKGDNFGVCRAAVKRAWKKAPSDNITIALSGGPDSLALVMAMSAEGIPARVAIVDHGLQQLSDKVATHAQAQARRLGYEAEVIRLRLDPRASNMEARARQARYQALRDHSQGGDIWVGHTADDQAETLLLGALRGNPSGMKFREGDIVRPLLTIRRSNTIAACYERGFVSWRDPHNDQTTFRRVAIRHQVIPLLRTICQGDPIPALAMTAEKLAEDCEYLDAQVPELTSSCQELAELAPALRRRTIAQWLREHGAEVTTAAIKGVEEMCVNWRGQGPVAVGGTSAYRLVVQRKKGYLETSTEPR; encoded by the coding sequence ATGGACACAGCGAAGGGCGACAATTTTGGGGTTTGTCGCGCGGCGGTGAAGAGGGCGTGGAAAAAAGCTCCCAGTGACAACATCACGATTGCCTTGTCAGGGGGACCGGATTCTCTAGCTTTAGTTATGGCTATGTCGGCGGAAGGGATCCCGGCCCGAGTCGCCATTGTGGACCACGGATTACAACAATTAAGTGACAAGGTGGCTACCCATGCCCAAGCCCAGGCACGACGCTTGGGCTATGAGGCAGAAGTAATTCGCCTGAGACTAGACCCGAGGGCGAGCAATATGGAAGCTCGAGCCAGGCAGGCTCGCTACCAAGCATTAAGAGACCACTCCCAGGGCGGAGATATTTGGGTCGGACATACCGCTGATGACCAGGCGGAAACCCTGTTGCTAGGGGCATTGCGGGGTAACCCCAGTGGGATGAAATTTCGGGAGGGGGATATTGTGCGTCCCTTATTAACCATCCGGCGTTCCAATACCATTGCAGCGTGTTATGAACGTGGTTTTGTCAGCTGGCGTGATCCGCATAATGACCAGACTACTTTCCGACGGGTAGCAATTCGTCACCAAGTGATTCCCCTATTACGCACCATTTGTCAGGGTGATCCCATTCCTGCGCTGGCTATGACCGCAGAAAAACTTGCCGAGGACTGTGAGTATCTTGATGCGCAGGTTCCAGAATTGACCTCATCATGTCAAGAGCTAGCGGAACTGGCGCCGGCTCTGAGGCGTCGCACTATCGCTCAGTGGTTGCGGGAACATGGCGCTGAGGTGACTACTGCCGCCATTAAGGGGGTAGAGGAGATGTGCGTGAATTGGCGCGGACAGGGGCCGGTGGCGGTGGGCGGGACCAGCGCTTACCGGTTGGTAGTGCAACGCAAAAAGGGGTATTTAGAGACTTCCACCGAGCCCCGATGA
- the dacB gene encoding D-alanyl-D-alanine carboxypeptidase/D-alanyl-D-alanine endopeptidase — protein MSKSKLWWVSVVAASAVVVSVGGTGAYAQLQYAGLQHEEPFHLAEPSDHDLVVPALAPGSQTDTDNTQLAARLAALAEKRQADLGSFGAQVTDATTGEVVWELNPDQALRPASSTKLLTAAAAIMALGGQDRVETTVVRGDKPGTVVIKAAGDVGLTKKQIADLASQLGDGITTVLIDTSVWPGEKMLAGWNEQDIDAGFIAPMEPAMLYGARIGATTGDVPRSHTPALDVAKALAQAVGAKNSGEGVAPADAEVLAKTSSDTLAERLHTLMLYSDNVMAEALGREIALSQGKPGTAQGATTATLDILSAHGFDVSGIKINDSSGLSVDNRITPTLLNSIIDRAVQDDELRDLLSALPVAGGEGTLEQRFVGESARGLLRAKTGTLTETSALVGTVTGSNNHIYTFGMLSNGAEVESQRAALDALASTLRDAE, from the coding sequence ATGAGCAAGTCAAAATTGTGGTGGGTGAGCGTTGTCGCGGCCTCGGCGGTGGTGGTTAGCGTCGGGGGAACGGGTGCCTACGCCCAGTTGCAGTATGCCGGCTTGCAGCATGAAGAACCTTTTCACCTGGCTGAGCCCAGTGACCATGACTTAGTGGTTCCGGCTTTGGCGCCGGGTTCTCAGACTGATACGGATAATACGCAATTAGCTGCTCGACTTGCTGCTTTGGCAGAAAAACGTCAAGCTGATCTGGGTTCTTTTGGGGCGCAGGTTACTGACGCCACGACGGGAGAAGTGGTGTGGGAGCTTAACCCAGATCAGGCCCTTCGCCCAGCTTCCTCAACGAAGCTTCTGACCGCTGCCGCAGCCATTATGGCGCTGGGTGGACAAGACCGAGTAGAAACCACGGTGGTTCGGGGCGATAAACCAGGGACGGTGGTGATTAAAGCTGCCGGAGACGTGGGGTTGACGAAAAAACAAATCGCTGATTTAGCTAGTCAACTAGGTGATGGCATCACCACCGTGTTGATTGACACCTCAGTGTGGCCTGGGGAAAAGATGTTAGCGGGCTGGAATGAGCAAGATATTGACGCGGGATTTATTGCACCCATGGAGCCGGCGATGTTGTATGGAGCCAGAATAGGTGCGACGACCGGCGATGTGCCGAGGTCTCACACTCCGGCGTTAGATGTGGCTAAGGCTTTAGCCCAAGCAGTGGGGGCGAAGAACTCGGGTGAAGGCGTAGCCCCGGCGGATGCCGAAGTACTAGCGAAAACCTCCTCGGACACGTTGGCAGAACGCCTCCATACGTTGATGTTGTACTCCGATAACGTCATGGCTGAGGCTTTAGGTCGGGAAATCGCTTTGTCTCAAGGAAAACCAGGCACCGCACAAGGGGCAACCACTGCCACGTTAGATATTCTTAGCGCGCACGGTTTTGATGTCAGCGGGATAAAGATTAATGACAGTTCTGGGTTGTCAGTGGATAACCGGATTACTCCGACGCTACTTAATTCCATTATTGACCGGGCAGTTCAGGATGATGAATTACGGGATTTGCTCAGCGCTTTGCCGGTAGCGGGCGGTGAAGGGACGCTGGAACAGCGCTTTGTTGGGGAATCTGCACGGGGACTGCTGAGAGCAAAAACGGGGACTTTAACTGAGACTTCTGCGTTGGTGGGGACGGTGACGGGGAGTAATAACCACATCTATACTTTTGGGATGTTAAGTAATGGGGCTGAGGTGGAATCCCAGCGCGCCGCATTGGATGCATTGGCGTCAACGCTGAGGGATGCCGAATAA
- a CDS encoding inorganic diphosphatase, whose amino-acid sequence MSVEVTIEIPKGSRNKYEVDHETGKVYLDRYLFTPMAYPADYGFIDRTLGEDGDPMDALVILPEPLFPGVIVKARPVGVFKMTDEAGGDDKLLCVIDDVRYEHIQDIDDVAGHIKDEIEHFFVHYKDLEPGKEVHGSGWAGKEDAERILAEAVQRYQH is encoded by the coding sequence ATGAGCGTGGAAGTCACCATTGAAATTCCCAAGGGTTCTCGAAATAAGTACGAAGTAGATCACGAAACCGGCAAGGTTTATTTGGATCGCTACTTGTTTACTCCGATGGCTTATCCAGCAGATTATGGGTTTATTGACCGTACCTTGGGCGAAGACGGTGATCCCATGGATGCTTTGGTGATCCTGCCGGAGCCCCTATTTCCAGGGGTGATTGTCAAAGCCCGCCCCGTCGGAGTTTTTAAGATGACCGATGAAGCTGGCGGAGATGACAAACTCTTATGCGTTATTGATGATGTTCGCTATGAACACATCCAAGACATTGATGACGTAGCCGGACACATCAAAGATGAAATTGAGCACTTCTTTGTCCACTACAAGGACTTGGAGCCAGGTAAGGAAGTGCACGGCTCAGGATGGGCAGGCAAAGAAGATGCCGAGCGCATTCTGGCTGAAGCGGTACAGCGCTATCAGCACTAA
- a CDS encoding glycosyltransferase — MGNNDVVIDVMLPYYGDVDLMKKAVASVCAQHYQHWRLVVIDDGYPSPEPERYLNELASQDPRVHYLRNSENLGANANYRKALDLVEAPFFIMMGADDIMLPNYLDVVAEAFSQHPEVEVIQPGVSTINEHGIAITAMPDRIKKLCAPRHRSPVMELRGEDLAVSLLRANWTYFPSLAWRSSTVKSIGFRIDFDVVQDLALLLDIATQSQHKNLLVLDELAFLYRRHGGSDSMTKALTGERFDEERRFFRWQARRYKDLGWTRASRAASAHFTSRLNALNLMIQALKQRQFKPLIRLGQHVLT, encoded by the coding sequence GTGGGAAATAATGATGTCGTAATAGATGTAATGCTGCCTTATTACGGCGATGTCGATTTAATGAAGAAAGCGGTAGCCAGCGTCTGTGCTCAGCACTATCAACACTGGCGTCTCGTCGTTATTGATGACGGTTACCCCAGCCCTGAGCCAGAGCGCTATCTTAACGAGTTAGCCTCCCAGGATCCCCGTGTTCACTATCTGCGAAATTCGGAAAACCTCGGCGCCAATGCCAATTATCGCAAGGCTCTTGACCTGGTCGAAGCTCCCTTTTTCATCATGATGGGAGCTGATGACATCATGCTGCCTAACTACTTAGACGTGGTCGCGGAAGCTTTTTCTCAGCACCCCGAGGTTGAAGTTATCCAACCAGGAGTAAGCACCATTAATGAACACGGAATAGCCATCACTGCTATGCCGGACCGAATTAAAAAACTCTGCGCCCCACGGCACCGTTCCCCCGTCATGGAGCTGCGCGGAGAAGATCTCGCGGTGTCTCTCCTCCGCGCTAACTGGACCTACTTCCCCTCCCTGGCTTGGCGCAGCAGCACAGTTAAAAGTATTGGTTTCCGAATAGACTTCGATGTGGTCCAAGACCTCGCTCTTCTTCTCGATATTGCTACCCAAAGCCAACACAAAAATCTCTTAGTTCTTGATGAGCTGGCTTTCCTCTATCGCCGACACGGAGGATCAGATTCTATGACCAAGGCCCTCACCGGTGAGCGTTTTGATGAAGAGCGACGTTTCTTCCGCTGGCAAGCGCGCCGATATAAAGACCTCGGTTGGACTAGGGCTAGTCGGGCAGCCAGCGCACACTTCACCTCTCGGCTTAATGCCCTCAACCTTATGATCCAGGCACTTAAGCAGAGGCAGTTCAAGCCTCTAATCCGGTTAGGGCAGCATGTATTGACATAG
- a CDS encoding GNAT family N-acetyltransferase: MTTPVIRNAEQADIPEILSLIKDLAAYEKEPDAVKLTEEKLSEQLFGPHPSVFVCVAEAEPTSSHRIDGFALWFLNFSTWEGTHGIYLEDLFVRPEARGTGKGKALLTHLAHLATTNGYNRVEWSVLTWNTPAIEFYRSLGAVPLTEWNTFRLSGEALQRY, encoded by the coding sequence ATGACGACCCCCGTGATCAGGAATGCAGAGCAAGCAGATATCCCGGAAATCCTCAGTCTTATCAAAGACCTCGCAGCCTATGAAAAAGAACCGGACGCGGTGAAACTTACTGAGGAAAAACTCAGCGAGCAACTTTTCGGCCCCCATCCTTCGGTTTTTGTCTGTGTTGCCGAAGCTGAACCCACTAGCTCTCACCGCATAGATGGATTTGCACTCTGGTTCCTTAATTTCTCCACCTGGGAGGGAACCCACGGCATATACCTGGAGGACTTATTTGTCCGACCCGAAGCCCGCGGCACCGGAAAAGGGAAAGCGCTGCTCACACACCTGGCCCATCTGGCAACCACCAACGGCTATAACCGAGTGGAGTGGAGTGTTTTGACGTGGAACACGCCGGCTATCGAGTTTTATCGCAGCCTCGGAGCTGTTCCACTGACTGAGTGGAACACGTTCCGGCTCAGCGGAGAGGCCCTACAGCGCTACTAA
- a CDS encoding rhodanese-like domain-containing protein, with the protein MKICTVHDVPSDAQLIDVREPDEYQSGHAQGARSIPMSEFTSHLDSLDTDRDIYVICKSGGRSAQVAEYLDHATQATIYNVDGGTDAWKSAGLPME; encoded by the coding sequence ATGAAGATTTGCACTGTTCATGATGTTCCTAGCGATGCCCAACTGATTGATGTTCGTGAACCGGATGAGTATCAAAGCGGCCATGCTCAAGGTGCTCGCAGCATCCCGATGAGTGAATTCACCAGCCATCTTGATTCTCTCGACACTGACCGCGATATTTATGTTATTTGCAAATCAGGTGGGCGATCAGCGCAGGTAGCGGAGTATTTAGATCACGCTACTCAAGCCACTATTTATAACGTTGACGGCGGAACAGATGCGTGGAAATCCGCCGGGTTACCCATGGAATAG